In the genome of Altererythrobacter sp. TH136, one region contains:
- a CDS encoding Arm DNA-binding domain-containing protein, which translates to MATGRITKRAVDAIALPAGGKRAYLWDDTLKGFGCMVTDQGARSYLIQYRVGGRGSPTRRVTIGRHGSPWTPDTARDRAAELLEQVRRKVDPFEAERQVVAAAKTRAVQQAETEAALQKLACGIAADSYVTTAKKSLRRWKEQDAIIDRDLRPAFGATPLPSIGADDINDQLAKVGERSPSAALKAHVALRAIFAHAHAKHRKLFPLSQSPFAEVDRPQAGGKRERHLDRREQRLMWVASKVLG; encoded by the coding sequence ATGGCTACCGGGCGCATCACCAAGCGGGCTGTCGACGCTATAGCGCTCCCGGCAGGTGGAAAGCGGGCTTACCTGTGGGACGACACGCTCAAGGGTTTCGGGTGCATGGTCACCGACCAGGGCGCGCGGTCCTACCTCATCCAATACCGGGTCGGCGGGCGGGGTTCTCCAACGCGCCGCGTCACGATCGGGCGCCATGGTTCTCCGTGGACGCCGGACACCGCCCGGGATCGCGCCGCCGAATTGCTGGAGCAGGTTCGCCGCAAGGTCGATCCGTTTGAGGCTGAGCGCCAAGTTGTCGCCGCTGCCAAGACGCGGGCAGTGCAACAGGCCGAAACCGAGGCCGCATTACAGAAGCTGGCTTGTGGGATCGCGGCAGACAGTTACGTAACAACTGCAAAGAAGTCTCTCCGGCGCTGGAAGGAGCAGGACGCGATCATTGATCGCGATCTGCGGCCTGCGTTTGGTGCCACCCCCCTGCCCTCGATCGGCGCGGACGATATAAACGACCAGCTTGCGAAGGTTGGCGAGCGTAGCCCCTCTGCCGCGCTCAAGGCTCATGTCGCGCTGCGGGCGATCTTCGCCCACGCCCACGCGAAGCACCGCAAGCTGTTCCCATTGTCGCAGTCGCCCTTCGCGGAAGTCGATCGCCCGCAAGCCGGGGGTAAGCGGGAGCGTCACCTAGACCGCCGCGAGCAGCGTCTGATGTGGGTAGCGTCGAAAGTCCTCGGGTAG
- the secE gene encoding preprotein translocase subunit SecE has translation MAKTSPAEFINQVRAEGRKVVWPSREETVRTAIFVAIMMVILSVFFLGVDTLFGAIMRFLLSLA, from the coding sequence ATGGCCAAGACCAGCCCGGCGGAATTCATCAACCAGGTACGCGCCGAAGGGCGCAAGGTCGTCTGGCCGAGCCGTGAAGAGACGGTTCGCACCGCGATCTTCGTGGCGATCATGATGGTGATCCTCTCCGTCTTCTTCCTGGGTGTCGACACCTTGTTTGGCGCAATCATGCGCTTCCTGCTGTCGCTCGCCTGA
- the nusG gene encoding transcription termination/antitermination protein NusG yields MARWYIIHAYSGFENKVRDAIISEAERLGLSEAVEAVEVPTETVTEVKRGKKVQVERKFMPGYVLAKLTMTDDVYHLVKNTPKVTGFLGSGNKPQAISERDAARYFGGMEEAKAAPKRQVSVDYEIGDQVKVNAGPFASFNGLVEELDFDKQRVKVSVSIFGRATPVELGFEEVELVK; encoded by the coding sequence ATGGCTCGCTGGTACATCATCCACGCCTATTCCGGGTTCGAGAACAAGGTTCGCGACGCGATCATCAGCGAGGCGGAACGGCTGGGCTTGTCCGAAGCGGTGGAAGCGGTCGAAGTGCCGACCGAAACCGTGACCGAGGTGAAGCGCGGCAAGAAGGTCCAGGTCGAACGCAAGTTCATGCCGGGCTACGTCCTGGCCAAGCTGACGATGACCGACGACGTCTACCACCTCGTCAAGAACACCCCCAAGGTCACGGGCTTCCTGGGTTCCGGCAACAAGCCGCAGGCCATCTCCGAACGCGACGCCGCGCGCTATTTCGGCGGGATGGAAGAAGCCAAGGCCGCGCCCAAGCGCCAGGTCAGCGTCGATTACGAGATCGGCGATCAGGTCAAGGTCAATGCCGGTCCTTTCGCCAGCTTCAACGGCCTGGTGGAGGAGCTCGATTTCGACAAGCAGCGGGTCAAGGTCAGCGTATCGATCTTTGGACGCGCTACTCCGGTCGAATTGGGGTTCGAGGAAGTCGAACTGGTCAAGTGA
- the rplK gene encoding 50S ribosomal protein L11 has product MAKKIDGYIKLQVPAGTANPSPPIGPALGQRGVNIMEFCKAFNASTGEMEKGIPLPTVITVYSDRSFTFVTKTPPASFLIKKAANLKSGSKEPGKVSAGTIARSKLSEIAEMKMKDLNANDVEQATKIIEGSARSMGLEVVEG; this is encoded by the coding sequence ATGGCCAAGAAGATCGACGGCTATATCAAGCTGCAGGTGCCCGCGGGCACCGCCAACCCGTCGCCCCCGATCGGCCCCGCCCTGGGTCAGCGCGGCGTCAACATCATGGAATTCTGCAAGGCGTTCAACGCGTCGACCGGCGAGATGGAAAAGGGCATTCCGCTCCCCACCGTCATCACCGTCTACAGCGACCGCAGCTTCACCTTCGTCACCAAGACGCCCCCTGCCAGCTTCCTCATCAAGAAGGCTGCGAACCTGAAGTCGGGTTCGAAGGAGCCGGGCAAGGTTTCGGCCGGAACGATCGCTCGCTCGAAGCTGTCCGAGATCGCCGAGATGAAGATGAAGGATCTCAACGCGAACGACGTTGAACAGGCAACCAAGATCATCGAAGGCTCCGCCCGCTCGATGGGTCTCGAAGTCGTGGAGGGCTGA
- the rplA gene encoding 50S ribosomal protein L1: MAKQTKKAKAVSQIDRDQLYSFDAALKLLRENASAKFDETLEVAMNLGVDPRHADQMVRGMVSLPSGTGKAVKVAVFARGDNADKALAAGADKVGAEDLMEDMQAGNLDYDRVIATPDMMGVVGRLGKVLGPKGLMPNPKLGTVTPNVEQAVKDAKGGQVEFRVEKQGIIHSGLGKLSFSDEDLKTNFSAFTSAIVRAKPAGAKGKYLRKVSLTSTMGPGLKLDIADIENA, translated from the coding sequence ATGGCCAAGCAGACCAAGAAGGCGAAAGCCGTTTCGCAGATCGACCGCGACCAGCTGTACAGCTTCGACGCTGCGCTGAAGTTGCTGCGCGAGAACGCCAGCGCCAAGTTCGACGAGACCCTCGAAGTCGCGATGAACCTGGGCGTGGATCCGCGCCATGCTGACCAGATGGTCCGCGGCATGGTGTCGCTGCCCTCGGGCACCGGCAAGGCCGTCAAGGTCGCGGTGTTCGCGCGTGGCGACAACGCCGACAAGGCGCTCGCCGCCGGGGCCGACAAGGTCGGTGCCGAAGACCTGATGGAAGACATGCAGGCCGGCAATCTCGATTATGACCGCGTGATTGCCACGCCGGACATGATGGGCGTGGTCGGGCGTCTGGGTAAGGTGCTCGGTCCCAAGGGCCTGATGCCGAACCCGAAGCTCGGCACGGTGACCCCGAATGTCGAGCAGGCCGTCAAGGACGCCAAGGGCGGCCAGGTCGAATTCCGCGTGGAGAAGCAGGGCATCATCCACTCAGGGCTCGGCAAGCTGTCGTTCTCTGATGAAGACCTGAAGACCAACTTCTCGGCCTTCACCTCGGCGATCGTGCGGGCTAAGCCAGCCGGCGCCAAGGGCAAGTACCTGCGCAAGGTCTCGCTCACTAGCACGATGGGACCGGGCCTTAAGCTCGACATCGCTGACATCGAGAACGCCTGA
- a CDS encoding molybdopterin-binding protein, translating into MTTPDRIWTAALIVIGDEILSGRTHDKNIAQIASWLQVQGIRLAEVRVVPDVEGRIVEAVNALRTRNDYLFTTGGIGPTHDDITVDAVAAALGVPVVIHPQAREMLERYYTGRGSALTDARLRMARVPEGAELIPNRMSGAPGIRIGNMFIMAGVPHITAGMLDALTGTLEGGAPLIARTIGCWVAESEVADILRAAEKKHEGVQIGSYPFFRDGRVGANFVVRSTDEAVLADCVAALTADLQHAGYAVHPEEI; encoded by the coding sequence ATGACCACCCCCGATCGCATCTGGACCGCTGCGCTGATCGTGATCGGCGACGAGATCCTGTCGGGCCGGACACACGACAAGAACATCGCCCAGATCGCCAGCTGGCTGCAGGTGCAGGGCATCCGCCTCGCCGAAGTGCGGGTGGTGCCGGATGTCGAAGGGCGGATCGTCGAAGCGGTGAATGCCCTGCGGACCCGCAACGATTATCTGTTCACCACCGGAGGCATCGGCCCCACTCACGACGACATCACGGTCGATGCCGTGGCCGCCGCGCTTGGCGTGCCGGTGGTGATCCATCCGCAGGCGCGGGAAATGCTGGAGCGGTACTACACCGGCCGCGGCAGCGCGCTCACCGATGCGCGGCTGCGGATGGCGCGAGTGCCCGAGGGCGCCGAACTGATCCCCAACCGCATGTCCGGTGCCCCCGGGATTCGCATCGGCAACATGTTCATCATGGCCGGCGTCCCGCATATCACCGCGGGTATGCTCGACGCGCTGACCGGCACGCTGGAAGGCGGCGCACCGCTGATCGCGCGGACCATCGGCTGCTGGGTGGCGGAAAGCGAAGTCGCTGACATCCTGCGCGCGGCTGAGAAGAAACACGAAGGGGTGCAGATCGGCAGCTACCCCTTCTTTCGCGATGGGCGGGTCGGAGCGAACTTCGTGGTCAGATCGACCGACGAGGCGGTACTGGCGGACTGTGTCGCCGCACTGACGGCCGACCTGCAGCACGCCGGCTACGCGGTTCATCCCGAAGAGATCTAG
- a CDS encoding NAD(P)/FAD-dependent oxidoreductase: protein MSLTACDHDVLIVGAGISGIGMAAHLEMMCPHRSYAVLERRSDLGGTWDLFRYPGIRSDSDMHTLGFKFEPWKHEKSIADGPAILDYLHRIVDERGIRDKITYDSKVIAADWRADEACWHVTYEQDGKRATTTANWLYLGTGYYDYDDPYDAGFDLSQFEGQVIHPQFWPKDLDYSGKRVVVVGSGATAVTIVPAMSDRAAKVTMLQRTPTWMFSRPAKDGIANTLRKYLPEELAYRITRWKNVLLQDVAFKRARSAPEKVKEALHKRIKNSLGDRYDAATWTPPYNPWDQRLCLVPDDDLFTAIREDKAEVVTGNIAAFEKDAVRLTDGRRVPADIVVTATGLKLAVAGKIAVSQDGAPVEFSERFYYKGCMFSNLPNFSVVFGYLNASWTLRADINSEFVCKVLNHMEAIGANVADPALPEDHGLVEEDLFDFSSGYIQRSKHIMPKSAVSLPWRLNQDYRFDRKALATSPIDDGVLKFDRAATSTGQQLEAAE, encoded by the coding sequence ATGAGCCTGACCGCGTGCGACCACGACGTGCTGATCGTCGGCGCCGGGATATCCGGCATCGGCATGGCCGCTCACCTGGAAATGATGTGTCCGCATCGCAGCTATGCCGTGCTCGAAAGGCGATCCGATCTTGGCGGTACCTGGGATCTGTTCCGCTACCCTGGCATCCGCTCCGACAGCGACATGCACACGCTCGGGTTCAAGTTCGAACCTTGGAAGCACGAAAAATCGATCGCTGATGGCCCTGCGATCCTCGACTATCTCCACCGGATCGTCGACGAGCGCGGCATCCGCGACAAGATCACCTATGACAGCAAGGTCATCGCCGCCGACTGGCGTGCGGATGAAGCCTGCTGGCATGTGACTTACGAGCAGGACGGCAAGCGCGCCACGACCACGGCCAACTGGCTGTACCTCGGCACGGGCTATTACGATTACGACGATCCGTATGACGCCGGCTTCGATCTGTCGCAGTTCGAAGGGCAGGTGATCCACCCACAGTTCTGGCCCAAGGACCTCGACTACAGCGGCAAGCGGGTCGTGGTGGTCGGCTCTGGCGCGACTGCCGTGACCATCGTCCCGGCCATGAGCGACCGCGCCGCCAAGGTGACGATGCTCCAGCGCACGCCGACGTGGATGTTCTCCCGCCCGGCGAAGGACGGAATTGCCAATACCCTGCGCAAATACCTGCCGGAAGAACTCGCCTACCGCATCACCCGGTGGAAGAACGTGCTGCTGCAGGACGTCGCCTTCAAGCGCGCCCGCTCGGCGCCCGAAAAGGTGAAGGAGGCGCTGCACAAGCGGATCAAGAACTCGCTTGGCGACCGATACGATGCGGCCACCTGGACCCCGCCTTACAACCCCTGGGATCAGCGGCTCTGCCTGGTGCCGGACGACGATCTGTTCACCGCCATCCGCGAGGACAAGGCCGAAGTCGTCACCGGCAACATCGCGGCATTCGAGAAGGATGCGGTTCGCCTGACCGACGGACGCCGCGTCCCGGCGGACATCGTGGTCACGGCAACCGGTCTCAAGCTGGCCGTCGCCGGCAAGATCGCTGTCAGCCAGGACGGCGCGCCGGTCGAGTTCAGCGAGCGGTTCTATTACAAGGGCTGCATGTTCTCGAACCTGCCGAACTTCTCTGTCGTGTTCGGGTATCTCAACGCCAGCTGGACCTTGCGCGCCGACATCAACTCGGAATTCGTCTGCAAGGTGCTCAACCACATGGAGGCGATTGGGGCGAACGTCGCCGATCCGGCGCTGCCGGAAGACCACGGGCTGGTCGAGGAAGACCTGTTCGACTTTTCGAGCGGTTACATCCAGCGCAGCAAGCACATCATGCCCAAAAGCGCGGTCAGCCTGCCATGGCGGTTGAACCAGGACTATCGCTTCGACCGCAAGGCGCTGGCCACCTCGCCCATCGATGACGGCGTGCTCAAGTTTGACCGGGCGGCCACGTCCACCGGACAGCAGCTTGAGGCGGCCGAGTAA
- a CDS encoding HAMP domain-containing methyl-accepting chemotaxis protein → MNAITTFEPGTLHAEIASVTLGDEAVHREVSRQPLPTWFNNLPLDRKFKLLAGLPLGALTLIVLSFVAVLNASAAQGALPVMLAIVVLWAATLVLTGLALRRSLIDTAMPLRQLTSDMADLASGNRGHKLRYLDRADEIGDMARAFEVFVKSGYKLDEMFADRKKAREEQKRMLLQLSADFDREVSDVVNAVASAAAQLEGAASSMATAAEHGADQIDIVSRSMTEASSGVSAAAAASDEFAMSIGEISRQAAHSAVLAREATTAAEQADGTVKALACSADQIGEIVELIGSIARRTNLLALNASIEAARSGEAGRGFAVVASEVKELAAQTSKATEEIAAQIRAMQNSTGDSVSALQAISGQVQQLEATAVSIASAVDQQSVAGQELARNIDTAARGTGEVSANVVHVRETALATGATASQVLSSASELKHQASTLRHKVDGYLRHVRAS, encoded by the coding sequence ATGAACGCGATCACGACATTCGAACCGGGCACCCTGCACGCGGAAATCGCGAGCGTGACGCTGGGCGACGAAGCGGTTCACCGGGAGGTCTCCCGCCAGCCGCTGCCGACCTGGTTCAACAACCTGCCGCTCGATCGGAAGTTCAAGCTGCTCGCGGGGCTGCCGCTTGGCGCTCTGACATTGATTGTGTTGTCTTTCGTCGCGGTTCTGAACGCCAGCGCCGCCCAGGGCGCCCTGCCCGTGATGCTCGCCATCGTCGTGCTGTGGGCGGCTACGCTGGTGCTGACCGGCCTCGCCTTGCGACGCAGTCTGATCGACACGGCGATGCCCCTGCGTCAGCTCACCAGCGATATGGCCGACCTCGCGAGCGGCAACCGCGGCCATAAGCTGCGCTACCTCGACCGGGCGGACGAGATCGGCGACATGGCGCGGGCATTCGAGGTGTTCGTGAAGTCGGGTTATAAACTCGACGAGATGTTCGCGGATCGCAAGAAGGCGCGCGAGGAACAGAAGCGCATGCTCCTCCAACTCAGCGCCGATTTTGATCGCGAAGTGAGCGACGTGGTCAATGCCGTCGCTTCGGCAGCCGCTCAACTGGAGGGCGCCGCCAGTTCGATGGCCACCGCCGCGGAGCATGGGGCCGATCAGATCGACATCGTCTCGCGCTCCATGACGGAAGCGTCTTCCGGCGTCTCTGCTGCCGCAGCAGCCAGCGACGAGTTTGCCATGTCCATCGGCGAGATCAGCCGTCAGGCGGCGCACTCCGCCGTGCTGGCGCGGGAAGCGACGACCGCGGCGGAACAAGCGGACGGAACGGTCAAGGCGCTCGCCTGTTCGGCCGACCAGATCGGGGAAATCGTCGAACTCATCGGCTCCATCGCGCGCCGCACCAATTTGCTGGCGCTCAACGCGTCGATCGAGGCGGCGCGCAGCGGCGAGGCGGGCCGCGGGTTCGCGGTGGTGGCCAGCGAAGTGAAGGAACTCGCCGCCCAGACCAGCAAGGCGACCGAAGAAATCGCCGCGCAGATCCGCGCCATGCAGAACTCCACCGGTGACAGCGTCAGCGCGCTGCAGGCCATCTCCGGTCAGGTGCAACAGCTGGAGGCGACGGCCGTATCGATCGCTTCGGCGGTCGATCAGCAGTCGGTCGCGGGTCAGGAGCTGGCGCGCAACATCGATACCGCGGCGCGGGGTACCGGCGAGGTGAGCGCCAACGTCGTGCACGTGCGGGAAACCGCGCTGGCTACCGGGGCCACCGCATCGCAGGTCTTGAGCTCGGCAAGCGAGTTGAAGCATCAGGCATCGACGTTGCGCCACAAGGTCGACGGCTACCTGAGACACGTCCGGGCGAGCTGA
- a CDS encoding EAL domain-containing protein, which translates to MNARDNTSALGPRVLVFAPLIILSTIFGMFAGLLLVGAQIDHIATTWIAAICIVIYAAAVLALGRFGLTHVIRLEDLSRTDSLSALPNRRALHEDAVRLAKPGEEVAVALIDLDGFKLVNDHYGHVVGDQVLIEVSHILQEICMGEARCYRLGGDEFAVLKVGPVAGTILEGICRTLIERLGAPIPLEDRRILLGASVGLSRSTGRDGLGSSELLRRSDVAMYASKRGGKMRCTWFSDDFDRSREATQKLDEELRGALAKGEFTIAYQPLVDARSSEVVAVESLLRWDRADGKKIGPNIFIPVAEESGLINGIGLWVMERSCRDALAWPTIKLSVNISAAQLRNPEFPFQLGQILEETGFPPERLELEITETCLVIDPVVAERCLNVIRDFGVSISLDDFGTGYASIGFLRQFRFEKLKIDRSLVTDAQSDEGSRAMMLSSISVARAMNMDVTAEGVETEEQADLVRAAGCDQIQGWLYHKAMPADQVARHLGKPAKRTATRAA; encoded by the coding sequence GTGAACGCACGAGACAACACGTCTGCTCTCGGTCCGCGTGTGCTGGTGTTCGCGCCGCTGATCATCCTGTCTACCATCTTCGGCATGTTTGCGGGCTTGCTGCTGGTCGGTGCGCAGATCGATCACATCGCCACGACATGGATCGCCGCCATATGCATTGTAATCTACGCGGCCGCGGTTCTCGCGCTGGGCCGGTTCGGCCTTACGCACGTGATCCGGCTGGAAGATCTGAGCCGGACGGACAGCCTCAGCGCCTTACCCAACCGGCGCGCGCTGCATGAGGATGCTGTGCGCCTGGCAAAGCCCGGCGAGGAAGTGGCGGTCGCGCTGATCGACCTCGACGGGTTCAAGCTGGTTAACGACCACTATGGCCACGTCGTCGGCGATCAGGTGCTGATCGAGGTGTCCCATATCCTGCAGGAAATCTGCATGGGTGAAGCGCGCTGCTATCGTCTGGGCGGAGACGAGTTCGCGGTACTCAAGGTTGGCCCCGTGGCGGGCACCATTCTGGAAGGCATTTGCCGCACCCTAATCGAGCGGTTGGGAGCGCCGATCCCGCTTGAGGATCGCCGCATCCTGCTTGGCGCGAGTGTGGGCCTGTCGCGTTCGACCGGACGCGATGGGCTAGGCTCGTCCGAATTGCTGCGACGGTCGGATGTCGCGATGTACGCGTCCAAGCGCGGCGGCAAGATGCGCTGCACCTGGTTCTCGGACGACTTCGACCGAAGCCGCGAGGCGACGCAGAAGCTCGACGAGGAACTGCGTGGCGCGCTGGCCAAGGGCGAATTCACGATCGCTTACCAGCCGCTGGTCGATGCCCGCAGCAGCGAAGTCGTCGCGGTGGAATCACTGCTCCGCTGGGACCGTGCCGATGGCAAGAAGATCGGCCCCAACATATTCATTCCCGTCGCCGAGGAATCCGGCCTGATCAACGGGATCGGCCTGTGGGTGATGGAGCGGTCGTGCCGGGACGCACTCGCGTGGCCGACCATCAAACTCTCGGTCAACATCTCGGCCGCTCAGCTCCGGAACCCGGAATTCCCCTTCCAGTTGGGCCAGATCCTCGAGGAGACAGGGTTTCCGCCGGAACGACTGGAGCTGGAAATCACCGAGACCTGCCTGGTCATCGATCCGGTGGTGGCGGAGCGCTGCCTGAACGTAATCCGCGACTTTGGCGTGAGCATCTCGCTCGACGATTTCGGCACCGGGTATGCCTCGATCGGTTTCCTGCGCCAGTTCCGGTTCGAAAAACTGAAGATCGACCGCTCGCTGGTGACGGATGCCCAGAGCGACGAGGGCAGCCGCGCAATGATGCTGTCGAGCATCTCGGTCGCCCGGGCCATGAACATGGACGTGACCGCCGAAGGGGTCGAAACCGAAGAGCAGGCCGATCTGGTCCGCGCCGCGGGGTGCGATCAGATCCAGGGCTGGCTGTATCACAAGGCGATGCCCGCCGATCAGGTGGCGAGGCATTTGGGCAAGCCGGCGAAACGCACGGCAACGAGGGCAGCATGA
- a CDS encoding protein-glutamate O-methyltransferase CheR yields MSEVSQRIIADLLFARTGQQLTASRRWRIDTALAGIFRERGLSNLDQLVCLLADAREEKLTHEVVEALLNNETYFFRDRLMFDLLASEVLPDLASKRAETRRLSIWSAGCSTGQEALSLAMLFADQPQRWQGWRIDILATDISSRAIEAAKRGVYSQFEIQRGLGVSQMLSWFTETPEGWRPRPELSRPIRFQRRNLLDAPPDPQRFDLVLCRNVLLYFAAVNRERALGRLAAATAPDGWLMIGAGETVTGHSDAFSAACDTSGLYRRLPRSAPQPVKLGIGR; encoded by the coding sequence GTGAGCGAAGTCTCTCAACGCATCATCGCCGACCTGCTGTTCGCGCGGACGGGTCAGCAGTTGACCGCCAGCCGTCGCTGGCGGATCGACACGGCACTGGCCGGGATTTTCCGCGAGCGCGGCTTGTCCAACCTCGATCAGCTCGTCTGCCTGCTGGCCGACGCGCGCGAGGAGAAGCTCACGCACGAAGTCGTCGAAGCGCTGCTTAACAACGAGACCTATTTCTTCCGCGATCGGTTGATGTTTGATCTGCTAGCGTCGGAAGTCCTGCCCGATCTCGCCAGCAAACGTGCGGAGACGCGGAGGTTATCGATCTGGTCCGCCGGTTGTTCGACGGGGCAAGAGGCGCTGTCGCTTGCGATGCTGTTCGCCGACCAGCCGCAGCGATGGCAGGGATGGCGGATCGACATTCTGGCGACCGATATCTCCAGTCGCGCCATCGAAGCCGCGAAGCGCGGTGTTTACTCACAGTTCGAAATTCAGCGCGGATTGGGCGTTTCGCAGATGCTTTCTTGGTTCACCGAGACGCCAGAGGGCTGGCGTCCGCGCCCCGAACTCAGCCGGCCGATCCGATTCCAGCGCCGCAACCTGCTCGACGCGCCGCCAGACCCGCAGCGGTTCGACCTGGTTCTGTGCCGCAACGTCCTGCTCTATTTTGCAGCCGTGAACCGTGAAAGAGCGCTCGGGCGCCTGGCCGCCGCAACCGCGCCTGACGGATGGCTGATGATCGGCGCAGGCGAAACGGTGACCGGTCATTCAGACGCGTTCTCCGCCGCTTGCGACACCAGCGGGTTGTACCGCCGCCTTCCGCGCAGCGCGCCCCAGCCGGTAAAGCTCGGAATCGGAAGGTAA